The following are from one region of the Vitis riparia cultivar Riparia Gloire de Montpellier isolate 1030 chromosome 9, EGFV_Vit.rip_1.0, whole genome shotgun sequence genome:
- the LOC117921522 gene encoding putative disease resistance protein RGA1: protein MADALLSIVLTRLASVVEQQIRDELTLVLGVEAEIQSLTDTLRSIRDVLEDAERRQVKEKSVQGWLEKLKDMAYQMDDVVDEWSTAILQLQIEGAENASMSKKKVSSCIPSPCFFLKQVASRRDIALKIKGIKQQLDVIASQRSQFNFISSLSEEPQRFITTSQLDIPEVYGRDMDKNTILGHLLGETCQETESGPHIISIVGTGGMGKTTLAQLAYNLPEVKAHFDERIWVCVSDPFDPFRIFREIVEILQGESPNLHSLEALQQKIQTCIAGKKFLIVLDDVWTENHQLWGQLKSTLNCGGVGSRILATTRKESVVKMVGTTYTHSLEELSREQARTLFHQIAFFEKSREKVEELKEIGENIADKCKGLPLAIKTLGNLMRSKHNREEWENVLCSEVWKLDVFGRDISPALLLSYYDLPPAIKRCFSFCAVFPKDSVIERDELIKLWMAQSYLKSDGSKEMEMVGREYFEYLAARSFFQDFEKDDDGNIIGCKMHDIVHDFAQFFTQNECFIVEVDNQKKGSMDLFFQKIRHATLVVQESTPNFASTCNMKNLHTLLVREAFKSRLLEVLRHLTCPRALDLSSNHLTCLRALDLSSNQLIKEFPEVGKLIHLRYLNVSNCRGLTKLPETICDLYNLQTLKIKECSSLQKLPQAMGKLINLRHLENSNTWSLKGLPKGIGRLSSLQTLVVFIVSSHGNDECQIGDLRNLNNLRGDLSIQGLGEVKDAGEAEKAELKNKVHLQYLRLEFGGEEGTKGVGEALQPHPNLKSLDIFNYGDREWPNWMMGSSLAQLKILVLNSCIRCPCLPPLGQLPVLEKLDIWDMVGVKYIGSEFLGSSSTVFPKLKELVILCLDELKQWEIKEKEERSIMPCLNHLIMRGCPKLEGLPDHVLQRTTLQILNIKYSRILERRYRKDIGEDRHKISHIPEVKYSRD, encoded by the coding sequence ATGGCTGACGCTCTCCTTTCTATCGTCTTGACGCGCTTGGCTTCCGTTGTTGAACAACAGATTCGTGATGAACTTACTCTGGTTCTGGGTGTTGAAGCAGAAATCCAAAGCCTCACAGATACACTCCGATCCATCCGAGATGTTCTTGAGGATGCAGAGCGCAGACAAGTAAAGGAAAAATCTGTCCAAGGTTGGTTGGAGAAGCTGAAAGACATGGCCTACCAAATGGACGACGTGGTGGATGAGTGGAGCACTGCTATTCTCCAATTACAGATCGAGGGAGCTGAAAATGCTTCCATGTCTAAGAAGAAGGTAAGCTCCTGCATTCCCTCCCCTTGCTTTTTTCTCAAGCAAGTTGCTTCTCGTCGTGATATTGCTCTTAAGATTAAGGGCATTAAACAACAACTAGATGTCATTGCTAGTCAAAGAAGCCAGTTCAATTTTATCTCCAGTTTGAGTGAGGAACCACAGCGATTTATAACTACCTCTCAACTTGATATTCCGGAGGTATATGGTCGGGATATGGATAAAAACACCATATTAGGCCATCTGTTGGGTGAGACTTGTCAAGAGACCGAATCTGGGCCCCACATCATCTCCATAGTTGGGACTGGAGGCATGGGCAAAACAACGCTTGCTCAACTAGCCTACAACCTCCCGGAGGTGAAGGCCCATTTTGATGAAAGAATTTGGGTCTGTGTCTCCGATCCCTTTGACCCATTCAGAATTTTTAGGGAGATTGTTGAAATCCTCCAAGGAGAATCTCCTAATCTCCATAGTTTGGAAGCtttacaacaaaaaattcaaacatgtaTTGCTGGAAAGAAGTTCCTTATTGTGCTAGATGATGTGTGGACTGAAAACCATCAATTGTGGGGACAACTGAAGAGCACTCTCAATTGCGGAGGTGTTGGGAGTAGAATTCTGGCGACCACACGTAAGGAGAGTGTTGTTAAGATGGTGGGAACTACATACACGCATTCCTTAGAGGAATTGTCCCGGGAGCAAGCTCGGACATTATTCCATCAAATAGCTTTCTTTGAAAAGAGCAGGGAGAAAGTGGAagaattgaaagaaattggTGAGAACATAGCAGACAAATGCAAGGGCTTGCCACTCGCTATAAAAACTTTAGGGAATCTCATGCGTTCAAAACATAATAGGGAAGAATGGGAGAATGTTTTGTGTAGTGAAGTATGGAAGCTGGATGTGTTTGGAAGAGATATTTCCCCTGCTTTGTTGTTGAGTTATTATGATCTGCCCCCTGCAATTAAACGCTGCTTCTCATTTTGTGCTGTTTTTCCAAAAGACTCGGTTATTGAGAGAGATGAGCTGATCAAGTTGTGGATGGCACAAAGCTATCTCAAATCTGATGGGAGTAAAGAGATGGAGATGGTTGGTAGAGAGTACTTCGAATATTTAGCTGCTCGGTCTTTCTtccaagattttgaaaaagatgatGATGGTAATATAATAGGTTGTAAGATGCATGATATAGTGCATGattttgctcaattttttaCTCAGAATGAATGCTTTATTGTGGAGGTTGACAACCAAAAAAAGGGGAGTATGGACTTATTCTTCCAAAAGATTCGTCATGCCACCTTAGTTGTCCAAGAGAGTACCCCTAATTTCGCCTCCACTTGTAACATGAAGAATCTTCACACCCTCTTGGTTAGGGAAGCATTCAAGTCAAGATTGCTTGAAGTCCTCAGGCATTTGACATGTCCTAGGGCATTGGATTTGAGCAGCAATCATTTGACATGTCTTAGGGCATTGGATTTGAGCAGCAATCAGTTGATTAAGGAATTTCCTGAGGTAGGAAAATTGATACATTTAAGGTACCTTAATGTATCAAATTGTAGGGGATTGACGAAGTTGCCTGAAACAATTTGTGATTTATATAATTTGCAAaccttaaaaattaaagaatgttCCAGTCTTCAGAAACTACCACAGGCAATGGGTAAACTAATTAATTTGAGGCATCTTGAAAATTCTAATACTTGGAGTCTAAAGGGCTTGCCAAAAGGAATTGGAAGATTAAGCTCTCTTCAGACACTAGTTGTTTTCATCGTGAGTAGTCATGGCAATGATGAATGCCAAATAGGAGACCTGAGAAACTTGAACAACCTAAGAGGAGATCTTTCCATTCAAGGGTTGGGTGAAGTGAAAGATGCAGGGGAGGCAGAAAAAGCAGAATTGAAGAATAAGGTACACCTCCAATATTTGAGATTGGAATTTGGTGGAGAGGAGGGGACCAAGGGTGTGGGTGAAGCTTTACAACCCCATCCAAACTTGAAATCTCTAGATATATTCAATTACGGTGATAGAGAGTGGCCCAATTGGATGATGGGTTCATCATTAGCTCAACTGAAAATACTTGTCCTCAACTCTTGCATAAGATGTCCATGTTTGCCTCCTTTGGGGCAACTGCCTGTCCTTGAGAAGCTGGATATATGGGATATGGTTGGTGTGAAATACATAGGTAGTGAGTTTTTGGGATCATCATCAACAGTATTCCCAAAGCTGAAGGAATTGGTTATTTTATGTTTAGATGAATTGAAGCAatgggaaataaaagaaaaagaagagaggtcAATAATGCCATGTCTCAATCACTTGATTATGAGAGGCTGCCCAAAGCTGGAGGGACTGCCGGACCACGTGCTCCAGAGGACAACATTGCAGATATTGAACATCAAATATTCTCGTATTCTGGAACGACGCTATCGAAAGGATATCGGAGAGGATCGACACAAAATATCTCATATCCCAGAAGTCAAATATTCACGGGACTGA
- the LOC117921769 gene encoding putative disease resistance protein RGA4, protein MAYALLSIVLTRLASVVEEQIRDELTLVLGVEAEIQSLTDTLRSVRDVLEDAERRQVKEKSVQGWLERLKDVAYQMDDVLDEWSSAILQLQMEGAENASMSKNKVSSCIPSPCFCFKQVASRRDIALKIKDLKQQLDVIGSERTRFNFISSGTQEPQRLITTSAIDVSEVYGRDTDVNAILGRLLGENDEEKSRLYIIAIVGTGGMGKTTLAQLAYNHQEVKAHFDERIWVCVSDPFDPIRVCRAIVETLQKKPCNLHDLEAVQQEIQTCIAGQKFLLVLDDTWTEDYRLWEQLKNTLNYGAVGGSRILVTTRKDNVAKMMGTTYKHPIGELSPQHAQVLFHQIAFFGKSREQVEELKEIGEKIADKCKGLPLAIKTLGNLMRLKNKKEEWKNVLNSEVWQLDVFERDLFPALLLSYYDLPPAIKRCFSYCAVFPKDADIRVDKLIQLWMAQNYLNSEGSKEMETVGREYFDYLAAGSFFQDFQKDDDDDDIVSCKMHDIVHDFAQLLTKNECFIMSVDNAEEERTKISFQTIRHATLTRQPWDPNFASAYKMKNLHTLLFAFVVISSLDEDLPNFFPYLTCLRALDLQWSPLIVKLPNALGKLIHLKYLDLSYCGSLRELPETICDLYNLQTLNIFGCVSLIQLPQAMGKLTNLRHLQNLLTTLEYLPKGISRLTSLQTLNEFVVSSDGDNKCKIGDLRNLNNLRGALGIRVLWKVEDEREAQKAELKNKIHLQHLTLDFDGKEGTKGVAAALEPHPNLKSLSIQRYGDTEWHGWMMRSPLTQLKNLALSYCSKCLRMPPLGELPVLEKLEITDMGSVKHIGGEFLGSSSRIAFPKLKKLTFQDMKEWEKWEVKEEEEEEEEEEEEEEEEKSIMSCLSYLKILGCPKLEGLPDHVFQRTPLQELVIADSDFLQQRYQQDIGEDRQKISHIPIVKYEGE, encoded by the coding sequence ATGGCTTACGCCCTCCTTTCTATCGTCTTGACGCGCTTGGCTTCCGTTGTGGAAGAACAGATTCGTGATGAACTTACTCTGGTTCTGGGTGTTGAAGCAGAAATCCAAAGCCTCACAGATACACTCCGATCCGTCCGAGATGTTCTTGAGGACGCAGAGCGCAGACAAGTGAAGGAAAAATCTGTCCAGGGTTGGTTGGAGAGGCTGAAAGACGTGGCCTACCAAATGGACGACGTGCTGGATGAGTGGAGCAGTGCTATTCTCCAATTACAGATGGAGGGAGCTGAAAATGCTTCCATGTCTAAGAATAAGGTAAGCTCCTGCATTCCCTCCCCTTGCTTTTGTTTCAAGCAAGTTGCTTCTCGTCGTGACATTGCTCTTAAGATTAAGGACTTAAAACAACAACTAGATGTCATTGGAAGTGAAAGAACCCGGTTTAATTTTATCTCAAGTGGGACCCAGGAGCCACAGCGACTTATAACCACCTCTGCAATTGACGTTTCGGAGGTATATGGTCGAGATACGGATGTAAACGCCATATTAGGCCGTCTGTTGGGTGAGAATGATGAAGAGAAATCAAGGCTCTACATCATCGCCATAGTTGGGACAGGAGGCATGGGCAAAACAACTCTTGCTCAACTAGCCTACAACCACCAAGAGGTGAAGGCCCATTTTGATGAAAGAATTTGGGTCTGTGTCTCTGATCCTTTTGACCCAATCAGAGTTTGTAGGGCTATTGTTGAAACCCTCCAAAAAAAGCCTTGCAATCTCCATGATTTGGAAGCCGTACAACAAGAAATTCAAACATGTATTGCCGGACAGAAATTCCTTCTTGTGCTAGATGACACGTGGACTGAAGACTATCGATTGTGGGAGCAACTGAAGAACACTCTCAACTACGGTGCAGTAGGAGGGAGTAGAATTCTGGTGACCACGCGTAAAGATAATGTTGCTAAGATGATGGGAACTACATACAAGCATCCAATAGGTGAATTGTCTCCGCAGCATGCTCAAGTATTATTCCATCAAATAGCTTTTTTTGGGAAGAGTAGGGAGCAAGTCGAAGAACTAAAAGAAATTGGTGAGAAAATAGCAGACAAATGCAAGGGCTTGCCACTCGCTATAAAAACATTGGGGAATCTCATGcgcttaaaaaataaaaaggaagaatggAAGAATGTTTTGAATAGTGAAGTATGGCAGCTGGATGTGTTTGAGAGAGATCTTTTCCCGGCTTTGTTGCTCAGTTATTATGATCTACCCCCTGCGATTAAACGTTGCTTCTCATATTGTGCTGTCTTTCCAAAAGACGCTGATATTCGAGTAGATAAGTTGATCCAGTTGTGGATGGCACAAAACTATCTCAATTCTGAAGGAAGTAAAGAGATGGAGACAGTTGGTAGAGAGTACTTCGACTATTTAGCAGCTGGGTCTTTCTTCCAAGATTTTCaaaaggatgatgatgatgatgatatagtAAGTTGTAAGATGCATGACATAGTGCATGATTTTGCTCAACTTTTGACTAAGAATGAATGCTTTATTATGAGCGTTGACAATGCAGAAGAAGAGAGAACAAAGATATCCTTCCAAACAATTCGTCATGCCACCTTAACTAGACAACCTTGGGACCCGAACTTTGCCTCCGCTTATAAAATGAAGAATCTACACACCCTCTTGTTCGCATTTGTAGTCATTTCAAGCTTAGATGAAGACCTACCTAATTTCTTCCCGTATCTGACATGCCTAAGGGCATTGGATTTGCAATGGAGTCCTTTGATTGTGAAACTTCCTAATGCACTAGGGAAATTGATACATTTAAAATACCTTGATTTATCATATTGTGGAAGCTTGAGAGAATTGCCTGAAACAATTTGTGatttatataatttacaaaccttaaatatttttggatgTGTTTCTCTTATACAACTACCACAAGCAATGGGTAAACTTACTAACCTGAGGCATCTGCAAAATTTGCTGACTACTCTAGAGTATTTGCCAAAAGGAATTTCAAGATTAACCTCTCTTCAAACGTTGAATGAATTCGTTGTAAGTAGTGATGGTGACAATAAATGCAAAATAGGAGATTTGAGAAACTTGAACAACCTTAGAGGGGCACTTGGAATAAGAGTGTTGTGGAAAGTGGAAGATGAAAGGGAGGCCCAAAAAGCAGAATTGAAGAATAAGATACACCTCCAACATTTGACATTGGACTTTGATGGAAAGGAGGGGACGAAGGGTGTGGCTGCAGCTCTAGAACCCCATCCAAACTTGAAATCTCTATCTATACAACGGTATGGTGATACAGAATGGCATGGTTGGATGATGAGGTCACCATTAACCCAGCTGAAAAATCTTGCACTCTCGTATTGCAGCAAATGCCTACGTATGCCTCCATTGGGGGAACTTCCTGTCCTAGAGAAGCTGGAAATAACGGATATGGGAAGTGTGAAACACATTGGTGGCGAGTTTTTGGGATCATCATCAAGAATTGCATTTCCAAAGCTGAAGAAACTCACTTTTCAAGACATGAAAGAGTGGGAAAAGTGGgaagtaaaagaagaagaagaagaagaagaagaagaagaagaagaagaagaagaagagaaatcaaTAATGTCATGTCTTAGTTACTTGAAAATCCTTGGATGCCCAAAGCTGGAGGGGCTACCTGACCATGTGTTCCAGAGGACACCATTGCAGGAACTAGTCATCGCAGATTCCGATTTCCTACAGCAGCGCTACCAACAGGATATTGGAGAGGATCGACAAAAAATATCTCATATCCCAATAGTCAAATATGAAGGGGAGTGA